In Halorhabdus tiamatea SARL4B, a genomic segment contains:
- a CDS encoding flippase, with product MSDDTSPISRISTLFKGGSIAAIGVVVELGISFFAKVVLARWLGKVEYGAVSLGIMLMAMTSTIVLLGLPSGIGRFLPRYDDRAHRRGILLTGFSIVLPFSIVVGGILVLFAPTIATTVFDNPSTGPILRVFGLIIPLAATMKFTIGVVRGMQHTVPKVYIQNLSLPIARFAGIGVAIAFGFGTVGVAWAYAVSYAVAVTTGIYYLWRHTSLFEFGTEYTTDYRNLLAFSFPLLIMSAMSLIFKDIDIFFLGYYQSAGNVGIYNVVYPIAQLLLVAVTSFGFIFMPVLSELHSEGKIDEMARLYEVVTKWVFMSTLPLFLVFVLFPDLSLEITFGGEYRPGAPALVILGLGFITHTAAGPNMDLLTSIGRTRLIMYDNSVVAAVNLALNIVLIPRYSFIGAAVATAVAYALLNLLYTYQLYRIAKIQPLTPAMIKPTVIAVGLIGMIYVIAKIFVPLNLVTLPLLFGVFVTVYGISILRFGGIESEEVQLVLRFEDRFGVDLGPIKVIANWFIS from the coding sequence ATGAGTGACGATACCTCGCCTATTTCCAGAATCTCGACGCTCTTCAAGGGGGGTAGCATCGCCGCTATCGGCGTCGTGGTTGAATTAGGTATCTCCTTTTTCGCGAAAGTCGTCCTTGCACGGTGGCTCGGGAAAGTTGAGTACGGGGCAGTGTCACTGGGGATCATGTTGATGGCCATGACGTCGACGATCGTCCTGTTGGGACTCCCGTCCGGTATTGGCCGATTTCTTCCACGATACGACGACAGGGCACACCGACGAGGTATCCTCCTCACGGGCTTTAGTATCGTCTTGCCCTTTTCCATCGTCGTCGGCGGTATACTGGTCCTCTTCGCGCCAACGATCGCAACGACAGTGTTTGACAACCCCTCAACCGGTCCGATCCTGCGAGTCTTTGGGTTGATCATCCCGCTTGCGGCAACGATGAAGTTCACGATTGGGGTCGTCCGAGGGATGCAACACACAGTCCCGAAGGTGTATATCCAGAACCTCTCGTTGCCGATTGCCCGTTTCGCAGGGATCGGCGTCGCGATCGCGTTCGGGTTCGGAACAGTGGGGGTCGCCTGGGCATACGCCGTATCCTATGCAGTAGCAGTGACGACAGGAATATACTATTTGTGGCGACATACGTCACTGTTCGAGTTCGGGACTGAGTACACCACGGACTATCGGAACCTGTTGGCATTCTCGTTCCCTCTGTTAATCATGTCAGCGATGTCACTAATATTTAAGGATATTGATATATTTTTTCTTGGATACTACCAGTCGGCCGGTAATGTAGGAATCTACAACGTTGTTTACCCTATTGCACAGCTCCTACTGGTAGCAGTCACTTCTTTTGGATTCATTTTCATGCCAGTTCTCTCAGAACTCCACAGCGAAGGAAAGATAGACGAGATGGCACGCCTCTATGAGGTCGTCACCAAGTGGGTCTTCATGTCAACACTCCCTCTATTTCTTGTGTTTGTCCTGTTCCCTGATCTATCACTGGAGATTACTTTCGGCGGCGAATACCGCCCCGGTGCGCCGGCACTCGTAATTCTCGGATTGGGTTTTATTACACATACTGCAGCGGGACCGAACATGGATCTGCTGACTTCAATTGGCCGCACTCGACTCATCATGTACGACAATAGCGTCGTTGCAGCGGTTAATCTCGCGTTAAACATTGTATTAATTCCGCGTTACTCCTTTATTGGGGCTGCAGTCGCGACTGCTGTCGCATATGCGCTACTGAATCTTTTGTATACGTATCAGCTCTACCGCATAGCCAAGATCCAACCGTTGACTCCGGCAATGATCAAGCCAACAGTCATCGCCGTTGGACTTATCGGAATGATATATGTTATTGCGAAAATATTTGTCCCACTGAATCTCGTAACGCTTCCTCTTCTGTTTGGAGTTTTCGTTACTGTTTATGGGATTTCCATCCTACGGTTCGGCGGTATCGAGTCTGAGGAAGTCCAGCTCGTGTTGCGTTTTGAGGACCGTTTCGGTGTCGATCTCGGACCGATAAAAGTAATCGCGAACTGGTTCATTTCTTGA
- a CDS encoding METTL5 family protein codes for MSTKRQLAQRLGVLTGFDEPDASLEQYRTPPAVAAYLVHLADLNGDVAGRTVVDLGCGTGMLALGAALRDPARVVGVDIDPKPLSTARANQDRIGTETAVAWLRADATDPPLCLAEPVTVLMNPPFGAQSGNEHADRRFLGAAAEISTVSYSIHNAGSADFVESFAADNGGEVTAAYRSTLSVPRQFAFHDDDERDIDIELFRIEW; via the coding sequence ATGAGCACCAAACGACAGTTAGCCCAGCGACTGGGAGTCCTCACCGGGTTCGACGAGCCGGACGCGTCGCTCGAACAGTACCGGACACCCCCGGCAGTCGCCGCATATCTCGTCCATCTGGCGGATCTCAACGGCGACGTCGCGGGACGAACGGTCGTCGATCTGGGGTGTGGGACCGGAATGCTCGCACTCGGGGCAGCCCTCCGTGATCCTGCTCGCGTGGTCGGCGTGGACATCGATCCGAAACCGCTGTCGACAGCGCGCGCGAATCAGGACCGAATCGGGACCGAGACCGCAGTCGCCTGGTTGCGGGCTGACGCGACCGATCCCCCGCTCTGTCTGGCTGAGCCAGTCACGGTACTGATGAACCCTCCCTTCGGCGCGCAGTCCGGCAACGAACACGCCGATCGGCGGTTTCTTGGGGCCGCCGCGGAGATATCGACGGTCTCGTACTCGATCCACAACGCGGGCAGCGCCGACTTCGTCGAGTCCTTCGCCGCCGACAACGGCGGTGAGGTCACGGCCGCCTACCGGTCGACACTTTCGGTCCCACGGCAGTTCGCCTTCCACGACGACGACGAGCGCGACATCGACATTGAACTGTTCCGGATCGAGTGGTGA
- a CDS encoding rhomboid family intramembrane serine protease, whose protein sequence is MSSMAWASIAFPLATGGVRSAIEAVPLVAWQLLLTTGILVSVIVLYRTARPHGQWGQRLRSRLVLGLPWGTLLGLAFVVCVYLFVQGGLGNLRDPVSLPFQATSYAYPLGVLTAGFAHVSWGHLVGNLWAGLVFGSIAEYAWSHYPAERGSASFASWSSNPFVRVAIFFTTMLLAGLLTAAFSWGPIIGFSGVTYALAGFALVFYPVSTIVAVAGWTRLRHVYTAFASPYSIAEASVSYDSVWWASTAVQGHVFGFLLGVFVAALVVRFRGTTTNPARIWLAAMIYGIANGLWRVYWFLGDGQYVQFKAVGTTLVFVLAGLIVALVAGSDRSAFASLPQVDRLVDPTPRWQIAASVLLAVLVTMSIVGATLNLVAPAGGGLPDDAVEVNDYEIAYAENVTNRQIAVLDLPFLEQVTQVQTSGVIVTSEKRHLWRRAISKRALEARGSGRVLVGGVGWRTSVWATRSGWSVVGGNSTYRVFLDPDGDEKRLVHTSTPAVADLRLANRTIAIRPAADAFEVAVRRGNQTLGTVAVPGNGGNATVGGVRFDRTGRDLYASIDGTRIRVANRQVPPTRQ, encoded by the coding sequence ATGTCGTCGATGGCGTGGGCGTCGATCGCGTTCCCGCTGGCGACGGGCGGCGTTCGATCGGCGATCGAGGCCGTCCCGCTCGTGGCCTGGCAACTGCTGTTGACGACAGGCATTCTCGTTTCCGTGATCGTGCTCTATCGAACGGCGCGTCCCCACGGCCAGTGGGGCCAGCGCCTCCGGTCGCGGCTGGTTCTCGGCCTGCCCTGGGGAACGCTTCTCGGCCTGGCGTTCGTCGTCTGCGTGTACCTCTTCGTCCAGGGCGGACTGGGGAACCTCCGAGATCCAGTCAGCCTGCCGTTTCAGGCAACCTCGTACGCCTACCCACTCGGAGTCCTCACGGCTGGGTTCGCCCACGTGAGCTGGGGACACCTGGTCGGCAACCTCTGGGCCGGCCTCGTCTTCGGATCGATCGCGGAGTACGCCTGGAGTCACTACCCCGCCGAGCGTGGCAGCGCGTCGTTCGCGTCGTGGTCGAGCAATCCGTTCGTCCGGGTTGCAATCTTCTTCACGACCATGCTCCTCGCAGGGCTACTCACGGCAGCGTTCTCCTGGGGGCCGATCATCGGCTTCTCGGGCGTGACCTACGCGCTAGCCGGATTCGCACTCGTCTTTTACCCGGTCTCGACGATTGTCGCGGTCGCCGGTTGGACTCGCCTCCGACACGTCTACACCGCGTTCGCCTCGCCGTACTCGATCGCGGAGGCGAGCGTCAGCTACGATTCTGTCTGGTGGGCGAGCACCGCCGTGCAGGGCCACGTCTTCGGCTTCCTGCTTGGAGTGTTCGTCGCCGCACTCGTCGTCCGGTTCCGCGGGACGACCACGAATCCAGCGCGGATCTGGCTCGCGGCCATGATCTATGGCATCGCCAACGGGCTCTGGCGGGTCTACTGGTTCCTGGGCGATGGTCAGTACGTCCAGTTCAAGGCGGTCGGGACGACGCTGGTGTTCGTCCTCGCCGGGCTGATCGTCGCCCTCGTCGCTGGATCAGACCGATCTGCGTTCGCCTCGCTCCCACAGGTCGACCGGCTGGTCGATCCGACGCCACGGTGGCAGATCGCGGCGAGCGTGCTGCTCGCAGTGCTGGTGACGATGTCGATTGTCGGAGCAACCTTGAACCTCGTTGCCCCCGCCGGCGGTGGCCTCCCCGACGACGCCGTCGAAGTCAACGACTACGAGATCGCCTACGCCGAGAACGTCACCAACCGCCAGATTGCGGTCCTGGATCTGCCGTTCCTCGAGCAGGTCACACAGGTCCAGACGAGCGGCGTGATCGTCACGAGCGAGAAACGCCACCTCTGGCGACGTGCGATTTCCAAACGCGCCCTGGAAGCACGCGGCAGTGGTCGCGTCCTCGTCGGCGGTGTCGGCTGGCGCACCTCGGTCTGGGCGACCCGGTCAGGGTGGTCGGTCGTCGGCGGGAACAGCACCTATCGTGTGTTCCTCGATCCCGACGGTGACGAGAAGCGCCTTGTCCACACGTCCACACCAGCGGTCGCGGATCTCCGACTCGCCAATCGAACGATCGCGATCCGTCCGGCGGCCGACGCGTTCGAAGTGGCCGTCAGACGGGGCAACCAGACGCTCGGCACGGTCGCAGTTCCCGGGAACGGCGGCAATGCGACCGTCGGCGGGGTCAGGTTCGACCGGACTGGTCGTGACCTCTATGCGAGCATCGACGGGACGCGTATTCGCGTGGCCAACCGACAGGTGCCACCGACCCGACAGTAA
- a CDS encoding glycosyltransferase family 4 protein translates to MNSVLFGPSEYRFGDEGYARSYNYLRSLPDNVSIDAVVHETSDEYTFRNASLLPIEGESRLRYKYAAGRRIKEIVDEYDVFHYPYMNFPDYEPIIRAVARRDIPVVVGPCEAGHDVPPGAFQDYVESIVGNNVPRAVSDVGYSFFQSVKPLLDPIREWLFKWSLAGADTIVAVNEATKQVYQQYVDGDIDVIPYGVHLDKCEYANRADTKEILSVGNLIARKGYRYVLRAMPEVLSKIPDAHFHLVGTGPRREFLQELAVDLNIESSFTIHEYLPRDEFQKRFRSAQVFVHPSLSEGYSHIRLEAMASGCPVVGTDVRGAHEMIRDGVDGYVVERESMSALIEPLCKILSNPDQAKELGQNARERIEQRHDWNDIASQYISLYEQVRK, encoded by the coding sequence ATGAATTCAGTCCTCTTCGGGCCGTCAGAGTATCGATTCGGTGACGAAGGGTACGCACGATCGTACAACTACCTGAGATCTTTGCCGGACAATGTGTCGATCGATGCTGTCGTCCACGAGACATCCGACGAGTACACCTTCCGGAACGCCTCGCTGTTACCGATAGAAGGAGAAAGCCGGCTCCGATATAAATACGCCGCGGGCCGGCGGATCAAAGAAATTGTCGACGAGTATGATGTTTTTCATTACCCATATATGAATTTTCCCGACTACGAGCCGATTATTCGCGCCGTTGCACGACGCGACATCCCTGTCGTCGTTGGGCCATGCGAGGCTGGTCACGATGTCCCCCCAGGGGCATTTCAAGATTATGTCGAGAGCATCGTAGGGAACAATGTTCCTAGGGCAGTCAGCGACGTGGGCTACAGCTTTTTCCAGAGTGTCAAGCCACTACTTGATCCGATTCGTGAGTGGTTATTTAAGTGGTCTTTAGCTGGCGCTGATACAATTGTCGCGGTCAACGAAGCCACAAAACAGGTCTACCAGCAGTATGTCGACGGCGACATCGATGTCATCCCCTATGGCGTTCACTTGGATAAATGCGAATACGCGAACCGAGCGGATACCAAAGAAATTCTTTCGGTGGGAAATCTCATTGCCAGAAAGGGATATCGGTATGTCCTCCGAGCAATGCCGGAAGTCTTATCGAAAATCCCAGACGCCCACTTTCACCTCGTCGGCACCGGGCCTCGCAGAGAGTTCCTCCAGGAACTTGCAGTAGATCTCAATATCGAATCGTCGTTCACGATCCACGAGTACCTCCCGCGAGACGAGTTCCAGAAGCGGTTTCGGAGCGCACAGGTGTTCGTACATCCGTCCCTCTCGGAAGGGTACTCCCATATCCGACTCGAAGCAATGGCAAGTGGCTGTCCGGTCGTCGGGACCGACGTCCGAGGTGCTCACGAGATGATCCGTGACGGCGTCGACGGCTATGTTGTCGAGCGGGAGTCGATGTCAGCACTGATCGAGCCGCTTTGTAAAATACTGTCCAACCCGGATCAAGCCAAAGAATTGGGACAGAACGCTCGCGAACGGATTGAACAGCGCCATGACTGGAACGATATCGCTTCTCAGTACATCTCGCTATATGAGCAGGTTCGCAAGTGA
- a CDS encoding DUF5789 family protein — protein sequence MGVRPPADDGLSEPDVIEFGIPALDARLEDVSFPATADELRETHGDLEVPYNASGNTVSLEDVLSEIDRTSFETEQNLLNAAHPIFERRRAQNPSGIIGQLRSLMPF from the coding sequence ATGGGAGTTCGCCCACCTGCCGACGACGGCCTCTCGGAGCCGGACGTTATCGAGTTCGGCATTCCCGCGCTCGACGCTCGCCTCGAGGACGTCTCGTTTCCCGCGACCGCCGACGAGTTGCGCGAAACGCACGGCGATCTGGAAGTCCCGTACAACGCCTCCGGAAACACAGTGTCTCTGGAAGACGTCCTCTCGGAGATCGATCGGACGTCTTTCGAGACCGAACAGAACCTCCTCAACGCCGCCCACCCGATCTTCGAACGGCGACGCGCGCAGAATCCGAGTGGGATCATCGGCCAACTCCGCTCGCTGATGCCGTTTTGA
- the aglJ gene encoding S-layer glycoprotein N-glycosyltransferase AglJ: MPTRDDVCVLIPTYNEAAAIGEVIDGFHDQDLQNVLVIDGGSDDDTQQISADHGARVVEQSGSGKGQAVREAFEHIDAPYVLMVDGDGTYRPEDAHALLEPLLSDEADHVIGNRFADMESGAMTRLNRVGNRLINRAFETIHGRNFVDILSGYRAMTRESIERFDLSSEGFGIETELSVECVKHNVTTEIVPIRYESRPDETETNLRPFRDGGIILLTLYRMAKTNNPLFYFGSVGIASLLAGGGLGTYVGVEWFTRGISHNVLAMVGGIAIVFGVQLLMFGTLSDMVLKLHREQMHRLDQVLDDDRDRDERSRE; encoded by the coding sequence ATGCCAACCCGCGACGACGTCTGCGTCCTCATCCCTACTTACAACGAGGCGGCGGCCATCGGCGAGGTCATCGACGGCTTCCACGACCAGGATCTCCAGAACGTCCTCGTCATCGACGGTGGCTCCGACGACGACACCCAGCAGATCTCCGCCGACCACGGCGCACGCGTCGTCGAACAATCAGGCAGCGGCAAGGGCCAGGCCGTCCGGGAGGCTTTCGAGCACATCGACGCGCCTTACGTCCTCATGGTGGACGGCGACGGCACCTATCGCCCGGAAGACGCCCACGCACTCCTCGAGCCACTCCTCTCAGACGAGGCCGACCACGTCATCGGCAACCGCTTCGCCGACATGGAATCGGGCGCGATGACGCGACTCAACCGCGTCGGTAACCGCCTCATCAATCGGGCGTTCGAGACGATTCACGGCCGGAACTTCGTTGACATCCTCTCGGGGTATCGCGCGATGACTCGCGAGTCGATCGAGCGCTTCGACCTCTCTTCGGAGGGCTTCGGCATCGAAACCGAACTCTCCGTCGAGTGCGTCAAACACAACGTCACGACCGAGATCGTCCCGATCCGCTACGAGAGCCGGCCCGACGAGACAGAGACCAACTTGCGCCCGTTCCGCGACGGCGGAATCATCCTCCTGACGCTGTACCGGATGGCCAAGACGAACAACCCCCTGTTCTACTTCGGGAGCGTCGGGATCGCGAGCTTACTCGCCGGTGGTGGACTCGGGACGTACGTCGGCGTCGAGTGGTTCACGCGCGGGATCTCCCACAACGTCCTCGCGATGGTCGGGGGCATCGCGATCGTCTTCGGCGTCCAGTTGCTCATGTTCGGGACGCTCTCGGACATGGTGCTCAAACTCCATCGCGAACAGATGCACCGCCTCGATCAGGTCCTCGACGACGATCGCGACCGGGACGAGAGATCGCGCGAGTGA